ttGAAGTGTCTTATATGAAAACAGTTAATTATGTTGACTTTGAGTGGTCTATATATAGAGGTGAAAAGCTTGGTGTCACATATCGCATTTCAAGTCTATAGTACTATACAGTATATATAGTAGTGTTTGTATAGTTAAGAGAtaagagatagagagaaaaagaaaaagaaagataaGGATCATATCATGAAGAACAATCTGGTGCGATTGAATTGTGGAATAACAATGCCTCTCATTGGCTTAGGCACTTATTCCTACCAAAACGATAGGAACACAACAGAATCAGCCATTCATATGGCCCTCAAGGTACACTTACTatatcttttttttatatatgtatatgaatacaCACACAGAGAGGACCCATTCTTCATTACTTTCTCTTCATTGCTAGTATCATACAAACCATTTTAGTGCAAAAAAAGTCTTTCCCTTAGTTACTATATCTAGTGGTATCAGAAGTATCTAATAATAAGAGTACTAAGTCAAACCAGTTCAGCTACTATTTGGTTTAAAACAGCTAGTTATGTGTTTAAGTATAAGAGCTTATTTCTGATATATATTGCATAATTTGCAGATGGGTTACAGGCATTTTGACACTGCAAAGATATATGGGTCTGAGCCAGCTGTGGGAAATGCTTTAAGAGAAGCTATTTTAGACAGAAGAGTAGTAGAGAGGGAAGACATTTTTGTCACTTCTAAACTTTGGGGAAGTGATCACCATGACCCAGTTTCAGGACTCAAAGAAACTCTAAGGTAATAATAATACCAATAATCAAAGCACATGGATTAACAACCATACTCATCATCATCGTCAACATCATCCATCATGAGTTCGAAGCACATATTTCAAATacattttttctcaatttttaataatattattgttattggcAAATCTACAAAAATATCCTACACTATAAATCTTATTATATAGGAAAGAGCATGTGGGTAAATCGTCTCGAGTTTCATGCATGGCTAAATCTTGAACAGAATCTCTTGAGATTCACATTGTTGAAATTGTTTAGGTTCTTTTAAGAGAATGGTGACAAAGTACAGTACTGGAAAAGCACGGCTcagaatatttatatataatattgtcaCCTTGTTATAAGATTTTGAGAATCTCACACAAAAAGAAAAAGCATAGCCAGACATACTTGTTGCTGTGTTACATAACaaagaccccccccccccccccccaaaatctattagaatatcatcaacaatatatatataaatataaatatttttaatttattaattattagtataaatatatatatttcataattaaattgCGTGTTGATGGATGGAATGTCATAGGAACTTGAGCATGGAATATTTGGACTTGTACTTGGTGCACTGGCCAGTCAAGCTGAAACCTTGGGCTCGTTTTGCCATTCCCAATGAAGATGAGTTTGAAAAGTTAGACTTGGAGTCCACCTGGGCTGGCATGGAAAAATGCCTTGAATTGGGTTTGTGTAGATCTATTGGTGTCAGCAATTTTTCATCCAAAAAGATTGAGAGCCTCTTGGATTTTGCCTCTGTTACCCCAGCTGTCAATCAGGTATaaaaatatacatacatatatatatatatattcatgcaAATTAAGAACCTTATTAATTAATCCAAGTTGaattatattaaacatatcaaGTGAAAGTTTTTCAAATTAACTGGACAGAATCAATACGATTTTTATGTTGATATATACGATTTGgggttttggatttgagaatATATATAAGAAAGCTGTTTGTTATATACATATATGCATATTATATGATCTGGTACGTGACAGCTAAAGTATGATACAATGTTTCTCTGTAGAAAATAACTAACTCCAATTATTGAACCAAATTAAGATATCAATAATAGTATTGCTTAATGATGATGTTAATTATATTTTGTGAGTTTTTTAAATGATAGTCAGCATCATCAAGTCAATTCATTGACATCATCgcaactttttaattaattttattttgaatttttcctCTCCTATCATCCAA
This genomic interval from Humulus lupulus chromosome 8, drHumLupu1.1, whole genome shotgun sequence contains the following:
- the LOC133793938 gene encoding NADPH-dependent aldo-keto reductase, chloroplastic translates to MKNNLVRLNCGITMPLIGLGTYSYQNDRNTTESAIHMALKMGYRHFDTAKIYGSEPAVGNALREAILDRRVVEREDIFVTSKLWGSDHHDPVSGLKETLRNLSMEYLDLYLVHWPVKLKPWARFAIPNEDEFEKLDLESTWAGMEKCLELGLCRSIGVSNFSSKKIESLLDFASVTPAVNQVEMHPMWRQAKLREVCGDHKIHVSAYSPLGGPGNSWGSTAVVDHPIIKSIANERKATPAQVALKWGLSKGSSVIVKSFNESRLRENFVALDLKLDDHDFLQIDKLEQWKIMRGDFLCNDTTSPYKSIEDLWDDEI